A genomic region of Mesobacillus jeotgali contains the following coding sequences:
- a CDS encoding DeoR/GlpR family DNA-binding transcription regulator, which produces MIPYVRREKIMDELENKKIMYIEDFLKIFVGVSESTIRRDLKTLEDENYIVLLRGGAVKLKLDAYEIPVGTKKLLFKEDKEKIAKYAASLVEDEEVIYIDSGTTCSAMVKYIKAKGVRVVTSNIQVLNEINGNGIESCIIVGGEVNKSLDSISGPMTDASLRNMNFDRSFLGTSGFGLEVGINTPDFREASKKTIVNSNSNRCYVLADSSKFNKSTLCKAFELKECTLITNKQIPSFDGTVEYYVAE; this is translated from the coding sequence ATGATTCCATATGTTAGACGCGAAAAAATCATGGATGAGCTCGAAAACAAGAAAATCATGTATATAGAAGATTTTTTAAAAATCTTTGTTGGTGTGTCTGAATCCACGATCCGCAGGGACCTTAAAACCCTGGAGGATGAAAATTATATCGTCCTGCTTAGGGGCGGAGCGGTCAAGCTGAAGCTCGATGCTTATGAGATCCCGGTGGGAACAAAGAAACTCCTTTTCAAAGAGGACAAAGAAAAAATCGCTAAATATGCTGCTTCACTCGTAGAGGATGAGGAAGTCATCTATATTGACTCGGGTACCACTTGTTCTGCCATGGTTAAGTATATTAAGGCCAAAGGAGTACGGGTTGTTACCTCGAATATTCAGGTTTTGAATGAAATAAACGGAAACGGAATCGAAAGCTGTATCATCGTTGGCGGCGAAGTGAACAAGAGTCTCGACTCAATATCAGGTCCAATGACAGATGCATCTTTAAGAAACATGAATTTCGACAGATCCTTTTTAGGAACCAGCGGTTTCGGCCTGGAAGTAGGTATCAACACACCTGACTTCCGTGAAGCCAGCAAGAAAACCATTGTGAATTCTAATTCGAATAGATGCTACGTTCTGGCTGATAGCTCAAAATTCAATAAAAGTACATTATGTAAGGCATTTGAATTGAAAGAGTGCACTCTCATAACCAATAAACAAATCCCGTCGTTCGATGGAACGGTGGAGTATTATGTAGCTGAGTGA
- a CDS encoding ribokinase — protein MKNDTVAVVGSINYDIIFKQKRLPEIGETYSADSVSFCGGGKGANQAVQCAKLGLETYMVGKVGNDAFGKEMLRNLSSYGVNLDHVAAVDSNTGLGVVNALENGSVIATISKGANYHLTREDIDRSEEVLRRSKIVVLQLEVPKDVVEYTIKLAKKHDSYVILNAAPASELEVECLKMVDCLVVNETEAGFYAGTKVASVEDAEAVCEKLALYANDLLVITLGEKGSILYSGNTLYRVPSEKVDAVETTGAGDSYVGALAYSLIHKKSPEEIGAFSSLVSSRTVMKIGAQNAMPTLSEVLENINN, from the coding sequence ATGAAAAATGACACAGTTGCCGTAGTAGGAAGTATCAACTACGACATTATTTTCAAACAGAAGCGGCTTCCGGAAATAGGAGAAACATACTCAGCCGACAGTGTTTCTTTTTGCGGAGGGGGAAAGGGAGCCAATCAGGCAGTCCAGTGCGCTAAACTAGGCTTGGAGACTTATATGGTTGGCAAAGTGGGCAATGATGCGTTTGGCAAGGAAATGCTGCGTAATCTGTCAAGCTATGGAGTGAATCTCGACCATGTTGCAGCGGTGGATTCCAACACAGGACTGGGCGTAGTCAATGCGCTTGAAAATGGAAGCGTTATCGCCACTATCTCCAAAGGGGCGAATTATCATCTTACTCGAGAGGACATCGATCGATCTGAGGAAGTCCTGAGGAGAAGCAAGATTGTCGTCTTGCAATTGGAAGTACCGAAAGATGTTGTAGAATATACAATAAAGCTTGCCAAGAAGCATGACAGTTATGTAATCTTGAATGCGGCCCCGGCAAGTGAACTCGAGGTAGAATGTTTGAAAATGGTTGATTGCCTGGTCGTCAATGAAACAGAGGCTGGCTTTTATGCCGGTACCAAGGTTGCTTCTGTGGAGGATGCGGAAGCGGTCTGTGAAAAATTGGCGCTATATGCAAATGATTTATTAGTCATTACTCTCGGGGAAAAAGGCAGTATCTTATATTCAGGAAATACACTATACAGAGTTCCATCTGAAAAGGTGGATGCCGTTGAGACTACAGGGGCTGGTGATTCTTATGTTGGTGCGCTGGCCTATTCTCTGATACATAAAAAGTCTCCTGAAGAAATAGGTGCATTTTCCTCGCTGGTAAGCTCAAGGACCGTTATGAAAATCGGAGCTCAAAATGCGATGCCTACTTTGAGTGAAGTACTTGAAAATATAAATAATTAG
- a CDS encoding ABC transporter permease, whose product MKLKSAGFNREFSLIVAIFIMVIVFSIIQPVYLSTGNLLDIMDQSVINGLLALGITYAIITGGIDLSVGSIFAIVIVVVGDLLVRGVDPVIAIVCGIVLGFLLGLFNGLLISKLKLQPFIATLGTMSAYRGIAYIITGGWPVLDIPSNFRSIFNSKLFGSIPISIFVLLAFAVVGHVILKYTKLGTYIYAIGGNEEATILSGVNVNRSKMLAYAISGTGAALAGMVLLARLGSGEPAAGQTYELNAIAAAAIGGASLAGGRGTMIGTLLGAILLSTLKVGLVVVGVDTFWQYIATGAIIVIAAYFEVIQDKVKKINFSKKKIA is encoded by the coding sequence ATGAAACTAAAATCAGCAGGTTTCAATCGAGAATTCAGCTTAATAGTTGCTATTTTTATAATGGTTATTGTGTTTTCAATCATCCAGCCGGTCTATTTAAGTACCGGAAACCTGTTAGACATAATGGACCAGAGCGTTATCAATGGCCTTCTCGCCCTTGGTATTACATATGCCATTATTACAGGGGGGATTGACCTTTCTGTAGGTTCTATTTTCGCGATTGTCATTGTAGTTGTCGGTGATTTGCTGGTAAGGGGTGTGGATCCTGTTATAGCAATCGTATGCGGCATTGTGCTGGGATTTTTACTAGGTTTGTTCAATGGTCTATTAATCTCCAAGTTAAAACTTCAGCCATTTATCGCTACTCTTGGTACAATGAGTGCGTATAGAGGAATCGCCTACATCATTACTGGAGGATGGCCGGTATTAGATATTCCTTCTAATTTCCGCAGCATATTCAACTCGAAATTATTTGGCTCGATTCCGATTTCAATTTTTGTCTTATTAGCCTTTGCTGTTGTAGGCCATGTCATTCTTAAATATACTAAACTTGGAACCTATATTTATGCGATCGGCGGTAATGAAGAAGCTACTATTTTATCAGGTGTGAATGTCAATAGAAGTAAAATGCTGGCTTATGCTATTTCTGGAACCGGAGCAGCCCTTGCTGGTATGGTTTTATTGGCTCGATTAGGATCGGGGGAGCCGGCTGCAGGCCAAACGTATGAGTTGAATGCAATTGCCGCAGCGGCGATTGGTGGAGCCAGTCTTGCGGGTGGAAGAGGAACGATGATCGGAACGCTGCTTGGCGCTATTTTATTATCTACCTTGAAGGTCGGTCTGGTTGTTGTTGGTGTCGATACTTTTTGGCAATATATTGCAACAGGTGCGATAATAGTGATAGCTGCTTATTTCGAAGTCATCCAGGATAAAGTCAAAAAAATCAATTTCAGCAAAAAGAAAATAGCATGA
- a CDS encoding sugar ABC transporter ATP-binding protein yields the protein MGNQKDNIINFKNISKVFPGVKALDNVSFSIEKGEVHALLGENGAGKSTLLNILHGVNSEYEGTVEIRGTAVSYNNANEAIKDGISKVHQEVSLIPELTVGQNITLGNEPRKGMFIDYKTLHKKANAILEKMNCNFRSEDLAGTLSTGEMQMIAIAKGLYHNAQVISFDEPSASLTNQEVGTLFSIIRELKKNGITILYVSHRLDEVFEICDRATVLRDGKHIDTFNISDINREELIKKMVGRGVSAYAVRNKKLELTDEKVLEVENLSVNGVFEDISFHLKKSEILGFAGLVGAKRTDVVKTIFGAMRKSGGMIKINGQPVEINSPEHAVKLGIGLIPENRKTEGFIKYFDNANNVGLTKMEKFTQYGLLNHKKKTDNCNQYAEEINFRPRDPHYMTVNLSGGNQQKVVIAKWLSSDAEILILDEPTKGVDVGAKAEIYRVLEELLELGKSIIVVSSELPEVLGLSDRIIVMREGRKVKEYINENLTEEDILQYAMGVKQ from the coding sequence ATGGGAAATCAAAAAGACAATATCATTAACTTTAAAAATATTTCAAAGGTTTTCCCCGGAGTTAAAGCTTTGGACAATGTTAGCTTTAGCATCGAAAAAGGAGAGGTCCATGCACTGTTAGGTGAGAATGGAGCGGGGAAATCAACACTGCTGAATATCCTTCATGGCGTCAACTCAGAGTATGAAGGGACTGTGGAAATACGCGGGACAGCTGTTTCTTATAACAATGCCAATGAGGCAATCAAGGATGGGATCTCAAAAGTCCATCAGGAAGTCAGTTTAATACCAGAATTGACTGTTGGCCAGAATATCACCCTTGGAAATGAGCCACGAAAAGGGATGTTCATCGATTATAAAACACTCCATAAGAAAGCGAATGCTATTCTGGAAAAAATGAATTGCAACTTTAGGAGTGAAGATCTTGCGGGAACACTGAGCACCGGGGAGATGCAGATGATCGCCATCGCAAAAGGTTTATACCATAACGCCCAGGTGATTTCATTCGATGAGCCATCTGCTTCACTGACAAATCAAGAAGTGGGTACACTGTTTTCTATTATCAGGGAATTAAAGAAGAACGGAATTACCATTTTATACGTAAGTCATCGTCTGGATGAAGTTTTTGAAATATGCGACCGGGCAACCGTTCTGAGGGATGGCAAGCATATTGATACTTTCAATATAAGTGATATTAACAGAGAAGAGTTAATAAAGAAGATGGTTGGCCGAGGCGTATCTGCTTACGCGGTCAGGAACAAAAAGCTTGAATTGACGGATGAAAAAGTTTTAGAAGTAGAGAATTTATCTGTGAATGGTGTCTTCGAAGATATAAGCTTTCACCTTAAAAAGAGTGAAATACTGGGATTTGCTGGCTTAGTCGGAGCCAAGAGGACGGACGTTGTAAAAACGATTTTTGGAGCAATGCGAAAATCGGGAGGAATGATCAAAATAAACGGCCAGCCAGTCGAAATTAACTCACCAGAACATGCAGTAAAGCTGGGAATAGGGCTCATACCGGAAAACCGTAAAACAGAAGGTTTTATAAAGTATTTTGACAATGCAAATAATGTTGGTCTTACCAAGATGGAGAAGTTCACTCAGTATGGCCTGTTAAATCATAAAAAGAAAACCGATAACTGCAACCAGTACGCCGAAGAAATCAATTTTCGGCCGAGAGATCCGCATTATATGACCGTAAACCTGAGTGGCGGCAATCAGCAGAAAGTTGTAATCGCTAAATGGCTGTCATCTGATGCAGAGATATTGATCCTCGATGAACCAACCAAAGGGGTCGATGTCGGTGCGAAGGCTGAGATCTACCGTGTTCTCGAGGAACTGCTTGAACTGGGTAAATCGATTATCGTCGTTTCCTCTGAATTGCCTGAGGTACTTGGATTAAGCGACAGAATCATTGTGATGCGCGAAGGCAGAAAAGTAAAAGAGTATATCAACGAAAACCTGACAGAAGAGGATATTCTTCAGTACGCTATGGGGGTAAAACAATGA
- a CDS encoding sugar ABC transporter substrate-binding protein, translating to MKKSNKKLLVTSALAMSLLITGCSSSSTGGGESSSDKSFNPDNADGKTYEEVRDSLGAVPMVSDEIRLGGVAKAFENEYWRTLKEGMETGAEKFSNKGYNLTVDMKSPQGESDEEGQLSIVKDMINKKYTALLLSPISDSNLVPGVESALEADIPVINVNDGIIKEAPNFVGPKADQNGELLAEWISEKIDGKGKVAIIVGMPKAFAARQRTLGFENWMKENAPDIEIAEKQNADWDRSKAKDIAATWIKKHSDLDAIFANNDTMALGAQEAVNESGRDILVVGVDGIGEAYDSIRKGEMDATIDSFPLYKGQIAVEMAIRQLGGQKLPRVIWTPQALIDSTNVETSAEEIIKWTDPEIAK from the coding sequence ATGAAGAAAAGTAATAAAAAATTGTTGGTAACAAGTGCTCTTGCGATGTCTTTGCTGATTACTGGATGCAGCAGCAGTAGCACCGGCGGCGGTGAAAGCAGCAGCGATAAATCATTCAACCCTGATAATGCAGACGGCAAGACATACGAAGAGGTAAGGGACAGCTTAGGTGCTGTTCCGATGGTTTCAGACGAAATCAGGCTTGGCGGGGTGGCTAAGGCTTTCGAAAATGAATACTGGAGAACTTTGAAAGAAGGAATGGAAACTGGTGCAGAAAAGTTCAGCAATAAAGGATATAACCTGACCGTAGATATGAAGTCACCACAAGGGGAGTCGGATGAAGAAGGCCAATTATCAATTGTAAAAGACATGATCAATAAAAAATATACTGCTTTGCTTCTATCCCCTATTTCAGACAGCAACCTTGTACCAGGTGTTGAGAGTGCATTAGAAGCGGATATTCCCGTCATCAATGTCAATGATGGAATCATCAAGGAAGCACCTAATTTCGTTGGACCGAAAGCTGACCAAAATGGAGAATTGCTAGCTGAGTGGATTTCCGAAAAGATTGACGGTAAAGGGAAAGTTGCCATTATCGTAGGTATGCCTAAGGCATTTGCAGCAAGACAGAGAACGCTGGGCTTTGAAAATTGGATGAAGGAAAATGCTCCTGATATCGAAATTGCAGAAAAGCAAAACGCTGACTGGGATCGCTCTAAGGCAAAAGATATTGCGGCAACATGGATTAAAAAGCACTCTGACCTGGATGCAATCTTTGCGAATAACGACACAATGGCATTAGGGGCACAGGAGGCTGTGAATGAGTCTGGCAGAGATATCCTGGTTGTTGGTGTAGATGGAATCGGAGAAGCATATGATTCGATCCGTAAAGGCGAGATGGACGCTACAATCGACTCCTTCCCTTTATATAAAGGACAGATTGCGGTCGAAATGGCGATTCGCCAATTGGGCGGACAGAAGCTGCCAAGAGTAATTTGGACGCCGCAAGCCTTGATTGACAGCACGAATGTTGAAACTTCAGCTGAAGAAATCATTAAATGGACAGATCCAGAAATAGCCAAGTAA
- a CDS encoding sugar phosphate isomerase/epimerase family protein, producing the protein MKLATRINSILPTVNGDIREALKEISEISVITHVDLNYPEHFSQCSVSEILETLKQANLEVNGLALRFRKHFINGELGNNNQSIAEDAYVLCKEAADACRELGGEVITLWLGFDGFDYPFQSDYQKAWKQVKEYVADLADYAPDLKISIEYKPYQERSYALIDSIGTTLLMVNEVNRENAGVTVDYCHMLMKRENPAYGLSLAADRGKLFGVHINDGYGTHDDGLMVGTVSFMQTLEFIYYLKKYNYQGVIYFDTFPIREEPIAEIRQNVKVIKKLNDLIDDIGLEFIQETISKNDAVAVNELFYQCLR; encoded by the coding sequence ATGAAACTCGCAACTAGGATCAATTCAATCCTGCCCACAGTCAACGGAGACATAAGAGAAGCACTGAAAGAAATATCTGAAATTTCAGTCATTACACATGTGGATTTAAATTATCCAGAGCATTTTTCTCAGTGCTCAGTAAGTGAAATCTTAGAAACTCTTAAACAAGCAAACCTGGAAGTGAACGGGCTTGCATTAAGATTCAGAAAGCACTTTATTAACGGGGAATTAGGAAACAACAACCAGTCAATCGCAGAAGATGCTTATGTATTATGCAAGGAAGCGGCGGATGCCTGCCGAGAGTTGGGCGGAGAAGTTATAACGCTTTGGTTAGGGTTTGATGGGTTTGATTATCCATTCCAAAGTGATTACCAGAAGGCGTGGAAACAGGTAAAAGAATACGTTGCCGATCTGGCAGACTACGCTCCAGACCTGAAAATCAGCATCGAGTATAAACCTTATCAGGAACGATCTTACGCTTTAATAGACAGCATCGGGACCACGCTATTGATGGTCAATGAAGTCAATCGTGAAAATGCAGGTGTGACTGTGGATTATTGCCACATGTTGATGAAGCGGGAAAATCCAGCATACGGTTTAAGCTTGGCTGCTGATCGAGGCAAACTGTTCGGTGTCCACATCAATGATGGTTATGGTACACACGATGATGGACTTATGGTTGGAACTGTTTCATTCATGCAAACACTGGAATTCATCTACTACCTGAAGAAGTACAACTACCAGGGCGTCATCTATTTCGATACATTCCCGATAAGGGAGGAACCGATTGCTGAAATTCGCCAAAATGTAAAGGTGATTAAAAAGCTAAATGATTTGATTGACGACATCGGTCTTGAATTCATCCAAGAAACCATCTCCAAAAATGACGCTGTAGCCGTTAATGAACTATTTTACCAATGCTTGCGATAA
- the pdxA gene encoding 4-hydroxythreonine-4-phosphate dehydrogenase PdxA, with protein MKQTKPVIGITMGDAAGVGPEIILKTLANEEIYNISNPFVIGDSKILERARSFVGSELEIQSVTAEGLGEIEYKLGTIHCLDLNLLPADLPVGEVSPDAGHAAFEYLRTAIELANEQKIDAICTAPLNKEALQKGGHKYPGHTEILADLTGTQDYSMMLSAPNLRVIHVTTHVGIIDAVKMINPERVYHVIKLAHDTLRKAGIEAPKIAVCGINPHAGENGLFGYGEEDEKVVPGVEKAQGEGIAAVGPLPADTLFFRAVRGDFDIVVAMYHDQGHGPVKVLGLDAGVNITVGLPIIRTSVDHGTAFDIAGKGIADEKSLIEAMRQAIELAPKR; from the coding sequence ATGAAACAAACTAAACCAGTGATCGGAATAACAATGGGTGACGCAGCAGGCGTTGGACCTGAGATTATTTTAAAGACACTCGCAAATGAAGAAATCTATAACATCAGCAATCCTTTTGTCATCGGTGACAGCAAGATTCTTGAACGGGCTAGAAGCTTTGTCGGCAGTGAGCTGGAGATTCAATCTGTTACTGCTGAAGGTTTAGGAGAGATTGAATATAAGCTTGGGACGATTCATTGCCTGGACTTGAATCTTCTGCCTGCTGACCTTCCAGTCGGAGAGGTTTCTCCCGATGCTGGGCACGCAGCTTTTGAATACTTACGTACAGCAATCGAGCTTGCCAATGAACAGAAGATTGATGCGATCTGTACTGCTCCTTTGAATAAAGAAGCATTGCAAAAAGGCGGACATAAATATCCTGGTCATACTGAAATTCTTGCGGATCTTACCGGAACGCAGGATTACTCGATGATGCTTTCTGCGCCGAATTTGCGCGTAATCCATGTTACGACACATGTAGGAATCATCGATGCAGTTAAAATGATTAATCCAGAGCGTGTCTATCATGTCATCAAGCTTGCACATGATACATTGCGCAAAGCAGGAATTGAAGCTCCGAAAATCGCGGTTTGCGGTATCAATCCGCACGCTGGTGAAAATGGATTATTCGGTTATGGTGAAGAAGATGAAAAGGTCGTGCCGGGTGTAGAAAAAGCTCAGGGAGAAGGAATCGCTGCGGTTGGACCACTTCCAGCTGACACACTATTCTTCCGTGCTGTTCGGGGAGACTTTGACATTGTCGTTGCTATGTACCATGACCAAGGCCACGGTCCGGTAAAAGTGCTAGGATTGGATGCTGGCGTCAACATTACGGTTGGATTACCAATCATCCGCACAAGTGTAGATCATGGAACAGCCTTCGATATTGCAGGAAAAGGTATCGCTGACGAGAAAAGTTTGATTGAAGCTATGAGACAGGCGATTGAACTTGCTCCTAAGAGGTAA
- a CDS encoding four-carbon acid sugar kinase family protein: protein MGEKIGIIADDLTGANDSGVQLAKKGFSSTVVFNLEGIKEAGSTPDVLVVDTDSRAVPGEKAHEAVVKAASLLFQNGYSHVYKKIDSTLRGNVAVEIAAAASVYKPETVVIVPAFPKVNRTTVKGLHYVNGTLITETEFGRDPKTPVTEGFIPDLLKRFVDEEVALIDLDLIRGSEDQLASFVEKTIDGGQSWFVCDSETEEDLKTIAAFFAKLGKKIVWAGSGGLIEYLPAELEIFPQSGQDMKKTSIDRTLTVSGSLSQVTKKQLESLKGIKEVEFIEINPVQLVEDTLEASSLAVNRQANHYVLYVDSSEANRVAAREAGDRLDYNSNQVSEAIASGLAKAAKAFLELDEGIGGLVLTGGDTAKAVCGELGVNEMELHSEVESGLPFGMIRSGEKNFWAITKAGGFGNEGSLVKAVEYMTGKVGQYETN from the coding sequence ATGGGTGAAAAAATCGGAATCATCGCAGACGACTTAACAGGTGCCAATGACTCAGGTGTTCAATTGGCGAAGAAGGGATTTTCTTCAACCGTAGTGTTCAATCTAGAAGGGATTAAAGAAGCAGGCTCTACCCCTGATGTCCTGGTTGTCGATACCGACAGCCGGGCAGTTCCCGGGGAGAAAGCACATGAAGCAGTTGTTAAAGCTGCTTCTCTTCTTTTTCAGAATGGGTATTCACATGTTTACAAGAAAATCGATTCTACTTTACGTGGGAATGTAGCGGTTGAAATCGCTGCGGCCGCCAGTGTTTATAAGCCAGAGACAGTAGTGATTGTTCCAGCTTTTCCGAAGGTGAACAGGACTACAGTCAAAGGTCTTCATTATGTAAATGGCACACTGATTACGGAAACGGAATTTGGGCGCGATCCGAAGACTCCGGTTACAGAAGGGTTTATCCCTGATTTGCTGAAGAGATTTGTGGATGAAGAAGTTGCTTTGATTGATCTTGATCTGATTCGAGGATCCGAGGATCAGTTAGCATCATTCGTTGAGAAAACAATAGACGGCGGGCAATCCTGGTTCGTTTGTGACAGCGAGACAGAAGAGGACCTAAAGACAATCGCAGCATTTTTTGCGAAGCTGGGCAAAAAAATCGTTTGGGCAGGCTCTGGCGGTTTAATTGAGTATCTTCCCGCTGAATTGGAGATTTTTCCACAGTCAGGCCAAGATATGAAGAAAACTTCCATCGACCGGACTCTTACCGTATCCGGGAGTCTTTCTCAAGTGACGAAAAAGCAGCTTGAAAGCCTAAAAGGAATAAAAGAAGTCGAGTTTATAGAAATAAATCCAGTTCAATTGGTTGAAGATACACTTGAGGCAAGTAGCTTGGCAGTAAACAGGCAAGCCAATCATTATGTTCTTTATGTTGATTCTTCCGAGGCAAACAGAGTGGCTGCGCGTGAAGCTGGCGATAGATTGGACTATAACAGCAACCAGGTGAGTGAAGCAATTGCCTCCGGACTGGCTAAGGCTGCAAAAGCATTCCTGGAACTGGACGAAGGAATCGGCGGACTTGTTTTAACAGGTGGTGACACTGCGAAAGCAGTTTGTGGTGAATTAGGTGTGAATGAAATGGAACTCCACTCTGAGGTTGAATCCGGACTGCCGTTTGGCATGATCAGGAGCGGGGAAAAGAACTTCTGGGCGATTACAAAGGCCGGTGGCTTCGGGAACGAAGGCTCGCTTGTAAAAGCGGTGGAATACATGACAGGAAAGGTTGGGCAATATGAAACAAACTAA
- a CDS encoding 2-keto-3-deoxygluconate permease, producing the protein MRIKAGLERIPGGMMVVPLLIAATLNTFAPNLLRIGNFTEALFVNGAGTLIALFLLATGAQINVKSFGVSVGKGATLLGIKWIVGAAVGLIAYLFAGDNGLWLGLAPIAIIAAMTNSNGGLFVALVGQYGNKEDRASYSLLALNDGPFLTMVALSIFGAMGFVDGMFSIQSFIAVLLPILVGMVLGNLDEEMREFLDNGSAMLIPFFAFALGMGIDFGAIVAGGLTGILLGVMTVLFTGTAGYFVFKAFKWNPIVGAAEGSTAGNAVATPAAIAAANASFSQYAELATVQVAASTVTTAILLPLFIAFLVKRLEKKGYAFKQGNVIKVDS; encoded by the coding sequence ATGAGAATAAAGGCGGGTTTAGAAAGAATTCCTGGTGGGATGATGGTTGTGCCGTTGCTTATTGCAGCAACACTGAACACTTTTGCACCAAACTTGCTTCGTATTGGTAACTTTACAGAGGCGCTGTTTGTAAATGGCGCAGGTACTTTAATTGCACTTTTCCTATTGGCGACTGGTGCACAAATAAATGTTAAATCTTTCGGTGTTTCGGTTGGTAAAGGTGCGACATTGCTTGGAATCAAGTGGATTGTCGGTGCCGCAGTTGGACTTATTGCATACTTATTTGCTGGTGACAACGGCTTGTGGCTAGGACTTGCACCTATCGCGATTATTGCCGCAATGACAAACAGCAATGGCGGATTGTTCGTTGCTCTTGTTGGTCAATACGGAAATAAAGAAGATCGTGCTTCTTACTCACTGCTTGCATTGAATGATGGTCCTTTCTTAACGATGGTTGCACTATCAATCTTCGGTGCAATGGGCTTTGTTGACGGAATGTTCTCCATCCAGTCATTCATTGCTGTATTGCTGCCAATCCTTGTTGGTATGGTGTTAGGTAATCTAGATGAAGAAATGCGTGAATTCCTCGATAATGGAAGTGCAATGCTGATTCCATTCTTCGCTTTCGCGCTCGGTATGGGAATCGATTTCGGAGCAATTGTTGCAGGCGGATTAACAGGAATTCTATTAGGTGTTATGACAGTTCTTTTCACAGGTACTGCAGGTTACTTTGTATTCAAGGCTTTCAAGTGGAATCCGATTGTCGGCGCTGCAGAAGGCTCAACAGCGGGTAATGCGGTTGCAACTCCTGCAGCGATTGCTGCGGCAAACGCAAGCTTCTCTCAATATGCTGAGCTGGCGACTGTCCAGGTAGCTGCATCGACTGTTACAACAGCAATTCTACTGCCGTTGTTCATTGCTTTCCTTGTTAAACGACTTGAGAAAAAGGGGTACGCGTTCAAACAAGGAAATGTCATAAAAGTGGATAGTTAA